In a genomic window of Styela clava chromosome 11, kaStyClav1.hap1.2, whole genome shotgun sequence:
- the LOC144429551 gene encoding uncharacterized protein LOC144429551, giving the protein MEVQLELEASGNVELDNITTLNSFECYGLDTPCVKQNLENGTISPEQDLYSQDQEVSYSCNSNYTLEGGQTGTCKADGSWSTTPVCTKCGVVYNSRCFRAILGKKVTLIVAESLCENKLANIYDVTHYNLLLDYLRPMIPDGWSRVHVRTGMTYKNGQLYSTTGQAISLPTEVWYPDNPKPNPSWTSVVVRVTLNPEEIYQGIFNDSPSSEYNGAICESEL; this is encoded by the exons atggag gtCCAACTTGAGCTTGAGGCATCCGGGAATGTAGAGTTAGACAACATAACAACTTTGAACTCTTTCGAATGTTATGGTCTAG ATACACCGTGCGTGAAGCAAAATCTTGAGAACGGAACAATTTCTCCCGAGCAAGACCTGTACAGTCAGGATCAGGAGGTCAGTTACTCTTGCAACAGTAATTACACTTTGGAAGGGGGACAGACGGGAACATGCAAAGCTGACGGCTCATGGTCCACAACACCAGTGTGCACAA AATGCGGCGTTGTCTATAATTCCAGATGTTTTCGTGCGATCTTGGGCAAGAAGGTCACATTGATCGTCGCTGAATCTCTTTGCGAAAACAAACTGGCTaacatttatgacgtcacacactaCAACCTGCTTCTAGATTATTTACGACCAATGATTCCTGATGGATGGTCACGCGTTCATGTTCGTACGGGAATGACTTACAAG aACGGTCAGCTGTATTCAACGACAGGTCAAGCTATATCTCTGCCAACTGAGGTTTGGTATCCTGATAATCCGAAGCCCAATCCATCGTGGACATCTGTTGTTGTTCGTGTCACTCTCAACCCGGAAGAAATATATCAAGGGATTTTTAATGATTCTCCTTCCTCTGAATATAACGGAGCCATCTGTGAAAGTGAATTATAA
- the LOC144411727 gene encoding uncharacterized protein LOC144411727: protein MPGHITKRKMKYTKENLKEALKAITEKKMSHREAAERYGIPKSTLTDRITGMYIFFITNHSNLSYDSWWCGFLSRNPDLKTMTTEKLEVARAMACSEKKVSSWMEKYTAMLEENNITNGSSIYNCDETGFSFQTKAGKKVVAGRGMKTCYNITSSNKTQITVLICISASGNILPPYILFPGKRMNPSHALDFPDGSRCHVTDKGWMTKDSFYDWMEQLFIPNLPNKSTRGAVVLLLDGHTSHKDFRTSTLARENNIILYCLPAHTTHILQPLDKGFYGPFKGNWSRCCDSFFGKEQCVVDKYTFGRVFTQAYLRTSRLDVIVNSFKSCGVWPPNIGAVDLEKALPSTIFVDDEPSMSKSPKPPAHANSQQQIWEANGSAITDVEPVFDNLDMAPMSLADPKFIEGGNIEFPTKSMLASNEQDHDVSYLDLLLFDDEQPEDALITLNMSDILDDQPSTSRSPDPGCNTSDVVELNLNDQITSALASPASKMYESLSPIDSKCRRALEALERGMNRDEKTLFEKKLECGDIEGSGVYIAWRHLKLETLKELENRKREIRSFCVNTDSTNLARKELFKIPEKKRPVKNYKNMPLYNLSSDRAVTELKDSIEKKRLAEEQKRKRADRKEISKIQRLEKQKNMSLEKVKPLKRRRNLSIKQKEKKKEDCNVCKVQFNGGPDEPRWIACDQCDKWFHLHCTELNPHLSASAVEGLRWFCCKCISAI, encoded by the exons atgcctGGACACATTACAAAACGTAAAATGAAGTACACGaaggaaaatttgaaagaaGCTTTAAAAgccattactgaaaaaaaaatgtctcATCGCGAAGCAGCAGAGCGTTACGGAATCCCCAAATCTACTTTGACCGATCGTATAACAggtatgtatattttttttattacaaatcatTCCAATTTATCATA TGACTCCTGGTGGTGCGGATTCTTGTCGCGGAACCCGGACCTGAAAACCATGACAACGGAAAAATTGGAGGTGGCGCGAGCCATGGCTTGTTCGGAAAAAAAGGTGAGCAGTTGGATGGAAAAGTACACGGCAATGTTAGAGGAAAACAACATCACGAACGGAAGTAGTATATACAACTGCGACGAAACCGGATTTTCTTTTCAAACGAAAGCCGGTAAAAAAGTCGTGGCTGGCAGAGGGATGAAAACCTGCTATAACATCACCAGCAGCAATAAAACTCAAATCACGGTGCTGATTTGCATCAGCGCCAGCGGTAACATCCTTCCGCCCTACATACTTTTCCCCGGCAAGCGTATGAATCCGTCTCATGCACTGGATTTTCCCGATGGCAGCAGATGTCATGTGACTGATAAGGGCTGGATGACTAAAGATTCATTCTATGACTGGATGGAACAACTATTCATACCTAATTTACCTAACAAGTCAACAAGGGGGGCCGTCGTACTTCTTCTTGATGGTCACACGTCCCACAAAGATTTTCGCACAAGCACGTTAGCCCGAGAAAATAATATCATTCTCTACTGTTTGCCTGCCCACACTACACATATTCTGCAGCCACTGGACAAAGGATTTTATGGCCCTTTCAAAGGAAATTGGAGTCGCTGTTGTGATTCTTTTTTTGGAAAAGAGCAGTGTGTGGTTGATAAGTACACGTTTGGTCGAGTTTTTACCCAGGCGTACTTACGAACCTCACGCTTGGATGTGATAGTAAATTCATTCAAATCATGTGGCGTCTGGCCTCCAAATATTGGAGCTGTGGATTTGGAAAAAGCATTACCGTCCACCATATTTGTTGACGATGAACCATCAATGTCAAAATCCCCAAAGCCCCCGGCCCACGCTAATTCTCAACAACAGATATGGGAAGCGAATGGCTCTGCGATTACTGACGTAGAACCTGTCTTCGATAATCTCGACATGGCCCCAATGTCGCTTGCTGACCCAAAGTTTATTGAAGGTGGAAATATAGAATTCCCGACTAAAAGCATGTTGGCGTCGAATGAACAAGATCATGATGTGTCGTACTTGGATTTACTTTTATTTGACGACGAACAGCCTGAAGACGCACTTATCACTTTGAATATGTCTGATATATTGGATGACCAGCCATCTACATCTCGATCACCCGATCCTGGTTGTAATACATCAGATGTTGTTGAGCTAAATCTAAATGATCAAATTACAAGTGCTTTAGCATCCCCGGCTTCCAAAATGTACGAGAGTCTGTCACCAATTGATTCTAAGTGCAGGAGAGCTTTAGAGGCGTTGGAAAGGGGTATGAATAGAGATGAAAAGACACTGTTTGAAAAGAAGTTAGAGTGTGGAGACATAGAAGGCAGTGGGGTATATATCGCATGGAGACACCTGAAGTTGGAGACTTTGAAAGAACTAGAAAATAGAAAAAGAGAAATAAGAAGTTTTTGTGTTAATACGGATTCGACAAATTTGGCTAGAAAAGAGTTGTTTAAAATACCAGAAAAGAAAAGGCCcgtgaaaaattacaaaaatatgccACTATATAATTTGTCATCTGATCGAGCTGTAACGGAGTTGAAAGATTCAATCGAGAAAAAAAGGCTAGCTGAGGAACAAAAAAGGAAAAGGGCAGACAGAAAAGAGATAAGCAAAATTCAAAgattagaaaaacagaaaaatatgagTTTAGAAAAGGTCAAACCTCTGAAAAGGAGACGAAATTTGtctataaaacaaaaagaaaaaaagaaggAAGATTGCAATGTATGTAAGGTGCAGTTCAATGGTGGGCCTGATGAACCACGCTGGATTGCGTGCGATCAGTGCGATAAGTGGTTCCATCTGCACTGCACAGAGCTGAATCCGCATTTAAGCGCATCAGCAGTAGAGGGACTTCGTTGGTTTTGCTGCAAATGTATTTCTGCCATATAG